The Dermacentor albipictus isolate Rhodes 1998 colony chromosome 2, USDA_Dalb.pri_finalv2, whole genome shotgun sequence genome has a segment encoding these proteins:
- the LOC135912562 gene encoding uncharacterized protein produces the protein MSSQSANARALRRNMREKTRENLRKLRNGNRTKINKSMGTAYCALREVRSTARQALENVKSAVENISNRCLQGGRSRTKYRLPPASYSPLHCQTPVRLYSPFGIETPSPVTPRRRTPGRRTPKTRALGTPARKLRDELKEIETGIGELHTVADKISKRQAKKT, from the exons ATGTCGTCACAAAGCGCAAACGCGCGTGCTTTGCGAAGAAATATGCGGGAGAAAACCCGCGAGAATTTACGAAAGCTCCGAAATGGAAACCGAACCAAGATCAACAAGTCGATGGGAACGGCCTACTGCGCTTTGAGAGAAGTCCGAAGCACGGCACGCCAGGCCTTGGAAAACGTCAAATCTGCAGTTGAAAACATCTCCAAC AGGTGCCTGCAAGGAGGCCGAAGCCGTACAAAGTACCGACTTCCTCCAGCGTCTTACTCTCCTCTACACTGCCAGACACCCGTGAGGTTGTACTCCCCTTTTGGCATCGAAACACCCAGCCCTGTCACACCTCGTCGCAGGACGCCTGGCCGCCGAACACCCAAAAC GCGTGCACTGGGAACACCTGCCAGGAAACTGAGGGACGAGCTGAAGGAGATCGAGACAGGCATTGGGGAGCTGCACACAGTGGCTGACAAGATCTCCAAGCGACAAGCCAAGAAGACTTGA